The Pseudomonas iranensis genome includes a window with the following:
- a CDS encoding extracellular solute-binding protein, protein MSFLRNMAGLLLGSALLCTGTSALAGGSHALTVYGEAPKYPAGFKHFDFVNPDAPKGGSLSRASMEIGQYNYITPYADQGISVVQVNDWVYAPLAFRSLDEPYTVYALVAQQIERDPEGLWVRFTLNPKARFADGTPITAEDVRYTFNLLMTKGSLSYRQQYADVQDVLVEGPRQVRFTFKNNLNRTLALDLATLRVLPEHWWKTRDFANGGGFEPPLGSGPYRVSKVDAGRSISFQRDPDWWGKDLPVSRGMYNFDSLTVNFYGDTDVARQLLQAGAFDYNREFSSSGYVVGYDSPALRDGRLQKAILAPHKPTAAQGFVFNLQNPIFQDRRVREAISLLWDFEWTNKQMMRGFYVRQNSFWPKSEMAASALPDAEELKILEPLRGKVPDEVFTTVYEAPKTDGSGYIRDKQLQALKLLGEAGWTAKNNRLVNAAGEPLEFTFLDGQGGFDRMLLPFKRTLAQIGITLNLRRIDSAQYINRLNARDYDMIVCAFPRSGDPIVSPGRELYSLYGSQSATQVGSSNAMVLADPAVDQLLDGLVQANNREAMVHYARALDRVLQWGYYMIPNYYSKGTPTVYQNRFGMPAVQPSYDEGLNTWWEVSAKPLTTQQMSAQLAGGQ, encoded by the coding sequence ATGAGTTTTTTGCGCAACATGGCTGGCCTGCTGCTCGGCAGTGCGCTGCTGTGCACTGGCACTTCGGCGCTGGCCGGCGGCAGTCACGCGCTGACGGTGTACGGCGAGGCGCCGAAATATCCGGCCGGCTTCAAGCATTTCGATTTTGTTAACCCCGACGCCCCCAAGGGCGGTTCGCTCAGCCGTGCGTCGATGGAGATCGGTCAATATAACTACATCACGCCGTATGCCGATCAGGGCATTTCCGTGGTGCAGGTCAATGACTGGGTATACGCGCCGCTGGCGTTCCGTTCGCTGGATGAGCCCTACACGGTTTACGCTCTAGTTGCGCAGCAGATCGAGCGCGATCCCGAAGGTTTGTGGGTGCGCTTCACCCTCAACCCCAAGGCACGTTTCGCCGACGGCACGCCGATCACCGCCGAAGACGTGCGCTACACCTTCAACCTGCTGATGACCAAGGGCAGCCTGAGTTATCGCCAGCAATATGCCGACGTGCAAGACGTGCTGGTCGAAGGTCCACGCCAGGTCCGTTTCACCTTCAAGAACAACCTCAATCGCACCCTCGCGCTGGATCTGGCGACGCTGCGCGTGCTGCCCGAGCACTGGTGGAAAACCCGCGACTTCGCCAACGGCGGCGGCTTCGAGCCACCGCTGGGCAGCGGGCCATACCGGGTGAGCAAGGTCGACGCCGGGCGCAGCATCAGTTTCCAGCGTGACCCGGACTGGTGGGGCAAGGACCTGCCGGTCAGTCGCGGCATGTACAACTTCGACAGCCTGACGGTGAATTTCTACGGCGACACCGACGTCGCTCGCCAACTGCTGCAGGCCGGTGCGTTCGACTACAACCGCGAGTTTTCTTCCTCGGGTTACGTGGTTGGCTACGACAGCCCGGCCCTGCGCGACGGGCGCTTGCAAAAAGCCATTCTGGCGCCGCACAAACCCACCGCCGCCCAAGGCTTTGTGTTCAACCTGCAAAACCCGATCTTCCAGGATCGCCGCGTGCGCGAGGCGATCAGCCTGCTCTGGGATTTCGAGTGGACCAACAAACAGATGATGCGCGGCTTCTACGTGCGTCAGAACAGCTTCTGGCCCAAGAGTGAAATGGCCGCCAGCGCCCTGCCCGATGCCGAGGAATTGAAGATCCTCGAACCGTTGCGCGGCAAGGTTCCTGACGAGGTGTTCACCACGGTCTATGAAGCGCCGAAAACCGATGGCAGCGGCTACATCCGCGACAAGCAATTGCAAGCGCTGAAACTGCTCGGCGAAGCCGGTTGGACGGCGAAAAACAATCGTCTGGTCAACGCCGCCGGCGAGCCGCTGGAATTCACCTTTCTCGATGGCCAGGGCGGCTTCGATCGCATGCTGCTGCCGTTCAAACGCACCCTCGCGCAGATCGGCATCACGCTCAATCTGCGCCGCATCGATTCAGCGCAATACATCAACCGTCTCAACGCCCGCGATTACGACATGATCGTCTGCGCTTTCCCGCGCAGTGGCGATCCGATCGTCTCCCCGGGCCGCGAATTGTATAGCCTGTACGGCTCGCAAAGTGCCACGCAAGTCGGCAGCTCGAACGCGATGGTGCTGGCCGATCCAGCGGTCGATCAACTGCTCGACGGGCTGGTCCAGGCCAACAACCGCGAAGCCATGGTGCATTACGCCCGCGCCCTCGACCGGGTGCTGCAATGGGGTTACTACATGATTCCCAACTACTACTCCAAAGGCACGCCGACGGTGTATCAGAACCGCTTCGGCATGCCAGCCGTGCAACCTTCGTATGACGAAGGCCTCAACACCTGGTGGGAAGTCTCAGCCAAGCCGCTGACGACGCAGCAGATGAGCGCTCAGCTTGCGGGAGGCCAGTGA
- a CDS encoding microcin C ABC transporter permease YejB, with translation MLRYLSRRLLLIIPTLLCILVVNFLIVQAAPGGPVEQAIARLQGFGGHSMGGGGEVAAVGGAGRSSRGLDPALIEEIKHHYGFDKPLHERLWLLLKNYAQLDLGNSFFRGAKVTDLIVQKLPVSLSLGLWATLITYLISIPLGIRKAIRNGSAFDVWSSTAIIVGYAMPAFLFAILLIVVFAGGSYVNWFPVQGLVSDNFDSLSTLGKVGDYLWHLVLPVTALVIGGFATLTILTKNSFLNEISRQYVITARAKGLTERRVLYGHVFRNAMLLVVAGVPSALIEVFFAGSLLIETIFNLDGLGRMSYEAAVSRDYPVVFGALFLFTLFGLLIKLIGDLCYTLLDPRIDFSARTA, from the coding sequence ATGCTGCGTTATCTGAGTCGCCGTTTGCTGCTGATCATCCCCACGCTGTTGTGCATTCTGGTGGTGAATTTTCTTATCGTGCAGGCCGCGCCCGGCGGCCCGGTGGAACAAGCCATCGCCCGCCTGCAAGGCTTTGGCGGGCACAGCATGGGCGGTGGCGGCGAAGTCGCGGCGGTCGGCGGTGCCGGGCGCAGCAGCCGTGGGCTGGACCCGGCGCTGATCGAGGAAATCAAACACCATTACGGCTTCGACAAACCGCTGCACGAACGCCTGTGGCTGCTGCTGAAAAACTACGCACAACTGGATCTGGGCAACAGTTTCTTTCGCGGCGCCAAGGTCACCGACCTGATTGTGCAGAAGCTGCCAGTGTCGCTGTCGCTGGGCTTGTGGGCGACGCTGATCACCTACCTGATTTCAATCCCGCTGGGCATTCGCAAGGCAATCAGGAACGGCAGTGCCTTCGATGTCTGGAGCAGCACAGCGATCATCGTCGGTTATGCGATGCCGGCGTTTCTCTTCGCCATTCTGTTGATCGTGGTGTTCGCCGGGGGCAGCTACGTCAACTGGTTTCCGGTGCAGGGACTGGTGTCGGACAACTTCGACAGCCTCAGCACATTGGGCAAGGTCGGCGACTACCTCTGGCACCTCGTACTGCCAGTCACGGCGCTAGTGATCGGCGGCTTTGCCACGCTGACGATCCTGACCAAGAACAGCTTTCTCAACGAGATCAGCCGGCAGTACGTGATCACCGCACGAGCCAAGGGCCTGACCGAGCGGCGCGTGCTGTACGGCCACGTGTTTCGCAACGCCATGCTGCTGGTGGTCGCGGGTGTGCCGTCGGCGCTGATCGAAGTGTTTTTCGCCGGCTCCCTGCTGATCGAAACCATCTTCAATCTCGACGGCCTCGGGCGCATGAGCTACGAAGCGGCGGTGTCGCGCGACTATCCGGTGGTGTTCGGCGCGCTGTTTCTGTTCACCCTGTTCGGCCTGCTGATCAAGCTGATCGGCGACCTCTGCTACACCCTGCTCGACCCGCGCATCGATTTCTCGGCGAGGACTGCCTGA